DNA from Massilia antarctica:
GCCATTGGCCTGCACCCAGTGCGAACCGCGCGGCGGAGCGCTCAGGCGGCGGCTGCGCCAGTCGCTGACCACGTAGCTGCTTGAGCGATACTGGTGCTCCAGATACGCGCCGCGGCGGAAGTGCTGGCGCCCGGACGGATGATGCTCGTAGGGCTGGTAGCCGCCGCGCGGGCTGTCGTATCGGTCGCCCCGGCGATCGTCGTAACGGTCGCGCTCATGGCGGTTATAGCGGTCATGGCGGTCGCTGCGCTGGTAGCCGTCATTGCGTTCATAGTGCTCGCTGCGCTGGTCAACCTCGCCCCGATAGTCGTGCGATTGAGCGAAAGCTGCGCTGCCGGTGCCCATGCAAACAGCCATGAGGGCGATGATGAGGGCTTTCTTATGCATATGAACTCCTGTCGTCGATACTGTCCGCAGCAATGTGGGCCGTCGGAGAATTGCCGCCGCTCCGGGGACCAGGGCGGCAACTGCGTGTCGTCCATGCACCCATTACACCCCGATTCACCCCATGCAACCAGCATGGTCCGGTAAGAAGTGTTACGGAACGTGTCCGCAGGGCCGATCGCCGTTTATCCCCGCATAGCGCCGGTCGGCACCTTTTCCCGCGAATGGCCGCCGTTTCGCACAGAATGCGCTCATTCTCACCACCCCACCTGATGAAGGCACGACATGCAAAGCACCCTCCTGTTCTCTCTGGCCCTGATGGCATCGACCGGTGCGGCGGCCGCCACCGGCAGCCTGACCGAACCCCCGATGGTCGTCATCAAGGGCGGCACGTTCGCGATGGGCGGCGCCACCCCGGGGCAGGACAAGGACTATCCGACCGACCAGCCGGTGCACGACGTGCGCGTGGCCGCATTCCAGATGGCGAAGTACGAAGTCACCGTCGGCCAGTTCCGCGAGTTTGTCGAGGCGACCGGCCACCAGACCCAGAAAGAATGCTGGAAATTCGCCAGCACCGAATGGGGCATGGACATGGGTCCGGGCGCCTGGAACACGCCGGCCTACGCGCCCACCGACTACCATCCGGTCATGTGCGTCACCTGGAAGGACGCCACCGCCTACGCCGCCTGGCTGTCGGCCAAGACCGGCAAGCCATACCGCCTGCCCTCGGAAGCGGAATGGGAATACGCCGCGCGTGCCGGCAGCAAGACCGATTATCCCTTCGGCGATGACGCCAGCCAGGTATGCCGCCATGCGAACATCCGCGATATCTCGGGCAGCAAGGCGATTGCCGCGATCATCCGCCGCGCCGGAAAAAAACCCGCCGTCTGCGACGACGGCGCCGAGTTCACCAGCGTGGTCGGCATGTACGAGCCGAACGCCTTCGGCTTGTACGACATGATCGGCAATGTCGGCGAGTACGTGGCCGACTGCGAGCACCTTAACTACGAAGGCGCGCCGGCGGATGGCTCGGCATGGACCACCGACTGCCACAGGCCCGCGTCGCCCATGAAGATGCACCGCGGCGGCAGTTACTCCTCGCGCGACGCGCGCACGGTGGTGCGCGGACACGCCGGAGACGAGAACGCGAGCAGCATCGGCGAAGGCTTCCGCCTTGCGCTGGGCGGACCGGTGCAAGCGCAGGGACCGGCGGTTGCGCGCTTCGAAGCGCAACTGGCCACGGCCCGCACGGCCGAACGCGCGCGGCGCAACACGGCCAAATAAGCCGGCCACGCCACCTTGCTAGAATGCGGTCTCCGCTCACTCACGCGATAACCCGACCGCATGCCACTGCACTTCTTCCCGCGCGACCGCGACTTCTGGATTTACCACTGCAGCGCCGTCGCCGTGGGTGTCATGACCAATACTGCCATCGCCGTCGCGTGGGGTTTCATGGTCACGGTGCACGTCTGCTCCAGCCTGGCGTGGATTCCGTTCTACACCCTGGCGGTACTGGTATTGCGCTGGCTGTACAAGCGGCGCGGCGGCGACGCCGTGCCGATCGCCAGGCTCATTGCCATCGTGGTGCTGTACAGCGCCGTGGCCGGCATGGTGATCGGCGCCTGCGTCACGGCCACGGTGGCGCCGCTGTTCCTGAAAACCATCAGCGCCAAGTACAAGAAACTCAAGCTCCCGGTGATCCCGTCGGAACTCATGGTGAGCAAATTCATGGACGAAGCGCCCAAGAGCCAACTGTTCGTGGCGGTATGGGGCTTTATCTACATCAGCGTGAGCAGCAGCCGGCGCATCAAGAAGGCCGAAGTG
Protein-coding regions in this window:
- a CDS encoding formylglycine-generating enzyme family protein, with protein sequence MQSTLLFSLALMASTGAAAATGSLTEPPMVVIKGGTFAMGGATPGQDKDYPTDQPVHDVRVAAFQMAKYEVTVGQFREFVEATGHQTQKECWKFASTEWGMDMGPGAWNTPAYAPTDYHPVMCVTWKDATAYAAWLSAKTGKPYRLPSEAEWEYAARAGSKTDYPFGDDASQVCRHANIRDISGSKAIAAIIRRAGKKPAVCDDGAEFTSVVGMYEPNAFGLYDMIGNVGEYVADCEHLNYEGAPADGSAWTTDCHRPASPMKMHRGGSYSSRDARTVVRGHAGDENASSIGEGFRLALGGPVQAQGPAVARFEAQLATARTAERARRNTAK
- a CDS encoding RcnB family protein, with amino-acid sequence MHKKALIIALMAVCMGTGSAAFAQSHDYRGEVDQRSEHYERNDGYQRSDRHDRYNRHERDRYDDRRGDRYDSPRGGYQPYEHHPSGRQHFRRGAYLEHQYRSSSYVVSDWRSRRLSAPPRGSHWVQANGDYLLVAVATGLITQVLLNQ